One stretch of Amycolatopsis sp. NBC_00345 DNA includes these proteins:
- a CDS encoding WXG100 family type VII secretion target: MVTTGEYRAEPEAMRSTVGNVGGIIAHGINAVSDLEKLVVQPASFATFGSAVAAASSALHSSQVTAVRSLLQLLQQINGLVKSSADAYQAADQAVAGGYGGHDGNAASPATTSSSIWGTPHAGELATLAINDSAGAHGEPGSVGNVLRYLGDANLGKLGDHPITDTRFHGVSDFNDWLAGDAGNQARVGLIEVYAGTARTFGDVPGGVHSGDVVVVEPLLFAGSSPVIGVAGDGGALYNHGLVDPGLHGLAKVSVYRPAAVV, encoded by the coding sequence GTGGTCACGACCGGCGAGTACCGGGCGGAGCCCGAGGCCATGCGCTCGACCGTCGGCAACGTCGGCGGCATCATCGCCCACGGCATCAACGCGGTCTCCGACCTGGAGAAGCTGGTTGTGCAGCCGGCGTCGTTCGCCACCTTCGGCAGCGCGGTCGCCGCGGCCAGCTCGGCACTGCACTCGAGCCAGGTCACGGCCGTGCGCAGCCTGCTTCAGCTGCTTCAGCAGATCAACGGGCTGGTCAAGAGCAGCGCCGACGCCTACCAGGCGGCGGACCAGGCCGTGGCCGGCGGTTACGGCGGCCACGACGGGAATGCCGCGAGCCCGGCCACCACGTCCTCGTCGATCTGGGGCACCCCGCACGCCGGGGAGCTGGCGACGCTCGCGATCAACGACAGCGCCGGCGCCCACGGCGAGCCCGGCTCGGTGGGCAACGTGCTGCGCTACCTCGGCGACGCCAATCTCGGCAAGCTCGGCGACCACCCGATCACCGACACCCGCTTCCACGGCGTCTCCGACTTCAACGACTGGCTCGCCGGTGACGCCGGCAACCAGGCCCGTGTGGGCCTCATCGAGGTCTACGCCGGCACCGCGCGCACCTTCGGCGACGTGCCCGGCGGCGTCCACTCGGGCGACGTCGTGGTGGTGGAGCCGCTGCTGTTCGCCGGCTCGAGCCCGGTGATCGGCGTCGCCGGCGACGGCGGCGCCCTCTACAACCACGGCCTGGTGGACCCCGGTCTGCACGGCCTGGCCAAGGTCAGCGTGTACCGGCCCGCGGCCGTCGTCTGA